CCGGTATAGAGGTCGTAGGAGACTTCGACGCCGCTACTGAGGGTGGTGTTGATCTGGCTGCCGCTGGTGATTTGCCCGGTGGTGGGAGAAAAGTCGGAGGACTGCCCCTCCTGAGCGGTTAGCGAAGCAGAGAGGTTGACGCCGGGCAGGCGGTCGGCTTGGGCTTCTCGCAGGGCGGCCTGGCTGCGCTCAAGTTCGAGCAGGGCGATTTGCAGCTCTTGGTTGTTGCGGGCAGACAGCTCAATAGCCTGCTCTAGGGTGATGGCCTGAGCCTCTGTGATGCTCACTTCCCCAGGTCGAGTCGGCAGCAGCAGTGGGTTGGCCTCGGGGTCGAGGGCTGAAGAGGTCGGTGGGATTGTTGTAGGCTGCCCCGTTACGGTAGGGGCAAGCGGTTCTCCCTCAGCTTCCAAAGGCTCGGTTTCCGGCTGCTGTGATGGCGTGTTTACGGCATCTGCCTCTAAAGGAAGGGGGGTTTCGGCAGGATCCAGGGCAGGGGTAACCCTAGTTCTGGGCACCTGCTGCAGATCAATGCGGGGCAACAGCACCTCTGGCTCAATCGTCTGTTTCACTGGCTCTAGAGAAACTGGTTCAGAACCGGGCAATCCAGTCTGAGCAGAATCCTGGGGCGGAGGTAGGGGGCCAGCAGCAGGGGCTGAACCGGACTCAGCTGAAGCAGGCCTCATGTAAGGCAGCACTGCGATCGCAGTTCCCAGCCCCAGAGTCATCAAATAACGGTGAAAGGTGTCTCGCATAAATACCAATACTTATCTGCAAGCACAAGCAAGGAGGAACGTCACCGGCGAAAGACGAAACTTCAAACTCCCCTAGCATATCGGGAACTGGGCAGCCTTGACGACGGACTCAGCTAGAGTCCCAACCAATTGCTTCATTATCTGCCTTAAGTCGGTGTCCAGTAACCTGCTGCTGGCTGCAGCTGCCGCGACGAATCCAGGGGCTCAATGTCTTGGCAGGCAAGAATTAGAGCGTCTACATCATCAACGGGGTAAATCGGACAGCCCAGCCGTTGGCTAACCTCAGCCAAGCTCAAATCATCCAAAAAGAGCATATCCTCAGGGCGACCCGAATCTCCCTGTTTCAGCATGACCGACGGCAGCAGTATGGCATCTCCCAGCGGTTGACCCGAGAGCGATCCCAGCAGATCTTGTCCGGTCAATAGGCCCGTTACTGAAATGTCTTGGCCCCAGTAGTTGCTTGAGATCGCAGCCAGCCGCACGGTTAACCCCTCAACCGCGTTCAACCGCTGCAAGATTGGCTGAAAGGCTTTTTCAACGGCATTGCCCACTACCCAAGTGAGCGTTCGAGGTGGCGTCACCTGATCGGGCAGATCCTCAGCCGCCGCCTCAAGCTGCAGCAGAAACTGCCGGATCGAGCCAACGCCATTGCCGATCTGAGGATAGTCTTCATAGTGGCTCTCAGGGGGCAAATCAACCCCCGCAATCAAAAACCACTCGTCTGCCAGCCAGACAAAGGTGCTGCCGAGCTGCGCCTGAAACTCCGCCTGGAGCTGCTGCACCTGGGCGATCACCTCCTGGGCTTTGGCGGGCGTCACCGGCACCAGCTCATCCTCCTCAGGCCGAAACCGAGTTAGCCCCACCGGCACCACCGCTGCCGACGCCACCGCTGGCACTTCTCCCGCATGAAACTGAGCCAGATCGCGCAGCGTCGTTTCTAGGTGCTCGTCATCGTTAATACCGGGACAAACTACCACCTGAGCATGGATCTGCAGCCGCTGCTGCTGAAACCACTCCAATTGGGACAAAATCTGCCCCGCTCGCGAGTTTTTCAGCAGCCGTTCTCGCACCGCCGGTTCTGTAGCGTGCACCGAAACATAGAGCGGAGAAAGCCGCAGCTGAGCGATCCGCTCCCACTCCGCGGGCAGCAGGTTGGTCAGCGTCAGGTAACTGCCGTAGAGAAAGCTCAGCCGGTAGTCATCGTCCTTCAGGTAAAGCGTCTGGCGCTTGCCCGGAGGCTGCTGATCAATAAAGCAAAAAGGGCAGCGATTGTTGCACTGGATCAGCCCATCGAACAGAGCCGTGTCAAACTCTAGGCCCAGATCGTCGTCGATGTCTTTTTCGATCTCAATGCGGTGGGTTTTGCCCTGGGCGTCTAATACCTCCAGAGCCAGTTCCTCATCGGCACTGAGAAAGCGATAGTCGATCAGGTCGCGGGGTTGCTGCCCGTTAATCGAAACCAGCCGATCCCCCGGCTCAAACCCAATTTCTTCAGCAATTGAGTCAGGCAGCACACGGGTAATCAGGGCGGGACGAATGGATTGAGTGCTCATCCCAAAGGCGCTAACAAAGGTCCAATGCCTATGTTAGATGTTCTGCATTCGTCCGGTTGCGATCGCAGCCAAAATTGCAACGCCAAAGGCCAGCCGGTACCACACAAAAACCCAGGTAGAGCGCTGCTTGAGAAAACGCAGCAGCCAGTCGATAGAGATGTAAGATGCGATCGCAGACACCAAAGTCCCCACTATCAGAGGCAGCCAACCCACAGAGCTAGTGCCAGCATCAAACATATTTTTCAATTCCACTAGGCCAGCTAAGGTAATCGCCGGAATTCCTAGCAGGAACGAAAATCGAGCTGCAGCCGCCCGCTCTAGCCCCAGAAACAGGCCTGCCGTCAGCGTTGAACCCGAACGAGACACCCCCGGAATCAGCGACAGCGCCTGAGCAAAGCCCATACCCACGCCATCCCGTAGATCTAAGTCGTTAAAATTGCGCTTGCGTTTTCCCAACCATTCAGCGCCCGCCAGCAACAGCGCCATAATGATAGACATCTGGGCAATAGTAGAGCTGTTGCGCAGAGGAGAGTTGTCGAAATCCGGCACCAAAGCTTTAATCAGCAGCCCGCAAATTACGATCGGCAGCGTTCCCAGAAAAATGCCTAGGCCTACCCGAAAGTCTGGTGAAGCATAATCAGAGCGCTTTGCAGCCTGCACCATCTTCACCGTAACCTGAGTCAAATCGTCCCAGAAGTACCAGAGAATCGCTGCTATACTGCCCAGCTGAATCACCGCCGTAAAGGCCACGCCCGGATCGCCCCAGCCCAGAGCTACTGGAACAACCTTGAGGTGAGCTGTACTGCTGATCGGCAAAAACTCAGTCAATCCCTGCACAATGCCCAGCATGGCAGCTTGAAACACAGACATTTGCTTGCTGAGCTCAGCCGGCTCAGCCACTTGTAGCAAAAGAGCCCAGGGGCCAGTCATCAGTTGATTCATAGCAGATTCAAGCTTAGGGAGCAGCAACCCGGCAGGGGCAAGGTCGAGCGGCAATTGCGCCCAAATTTACGACCCTGCCGCCAACAGTTCTAGTGAATTTTAGACCTTGATGCTGCAAAGAGCCGCCCAAACCTAAATTCTTTTTGTAGACTTAACGCCGCTGTAGAAGCGCTGTGAAGAAGCAAGTGACCTCCCTGACGGAGTTCTCCCCCTCCTGGGAGGTTCAAATGCCGGAGGGGGGCATGTTATGTTAACTATAGTTAACACGTTCTCAGAAAAGCTTTGTCTTTATCTAGTCCGCCCGATAATATTATGACCCCCCTAAAAGGGTCTCTTCTACGAGGGTGGTTTGACCTCACCAGCCGCCAGGTGCAGGTTCTAGCCGCTGCTGTTGGCCTGGTTGTGCTTCCTGTTTTCTTCCAAGCTCCGCTGGTACGGGTCTTTCCCTGGCTGAGTCTGGCTTTGACAGGAGCCTGGTTAGGGCTGGGCCTTTGGCTAATGCAGCGTCCGCGGGGCCGAGTCTGGGGAGATCTTCTAGTGGGCTTTACTTGGACTTGGCTAGCCGGGTCGCTCTATTGGGGCTGGCTCCGCTGGGAACCCATGGTGCATCTGCCTGTTGAAGCGCTAGCTCTGCCCATTGTTGTGCTTTGCCTGAGGCGAGGCTGGGGGCGAGTGGGTGGCTACTTTTACCTAGGCTCTCTTTTAGGAACGGCAGTAACCGATCTCTACACCAATTGGATGGGCCTGTTTCCTTCCTGGCGTCAGCTGATGGCGGTCGATCCAGAATTTGTGCCCGTGGTCTTAAGAGAAGCTGCCGGCTTGCTAGGAACCCCCGTAGCTGGGTACCGCGCGGCCTTTCTGGTCTTCTTTTTAATCAGCGCTGGCGTCATTCCTCTGCTTTACTCCAGACAACTCATCTGGTGGGCCTTTGGTGGAGCTGTGCTGAGCACGCTTCTGGTAGACGGGCTGTTTTTTCTGTCAGCGGCCTTGGCTTGAGGTCGAAGGCGTTGGTAAAAGTAGGGCTGCCAACCGCATAGGATTTGCCTTTTGAGTCAGGCAAAAAACACATAGGCCATCTAAAGCTGGATTTTTGAGCTATTTTTTTAGTAGTTCCTCGCTTCTGTGGGGAGATACCCCATAGACCTCGTCCACACAATTGAGCCTCCAGCCCGTCATCGCGAGTAGTCTAGTGACTCTCAAACCCGGCCCTTACCTGGTCCTTCAAACTGAATCTGGCAGTCGCCATTTATCGTTGATCGGAAGCAACTGCTGGACTATTGGCCGCAGTGATGACAACAACTTTGTCCTTCCCGATCGCTGGATTTCGCGCAACCACGCCATGCTGCAATGCATGGAGAACGGCGAGTTTTACCTAATTGATTTGGGCAGCCGCAATGGCTCTTTTGTCAACGGCCGTCGAGTTAGCGTGCCGGTGACGCTGCAAAACGGTGACGCCCTGACCTTTGGGCAGACAGAGCTACAGTTTTATTGCCCTGCCCCCGAACCGGCCCTGCCAAATTCCGCCAGTATTGCCAGAGCAGATTCGCAAGACTTTACAGCCACGGCTACACTGCACATTCGTCGCCTAATTTCGGTCATGGTGGTCGACATCCGCGACTTCACCATCATGACCCGGCAGATCGACGAGAAAGTTCTCTCAGAGGCGATTGGCACCTGGTTTCGGCGGGCCGGAGAGATCATCGGTCAGTACGGCAGCTGGGTGGATAAATATATTGGCGATGCCGTCATGGCCGTTTGGATTCATGGGGCCAAAGGGGTAGACCCGGCGGAGATGGTGCAAATCATTCAGGCAATGAGTGCCCTGGCAAAGATGACTAGCACCCTGCACGAGCAATTTCCCCTACCCTTTCCCCTGCGGATTGGAGCGGGTCTCAATACCGGCTTTGCGATGGTGGGCAACGCTGGCACCGGCGATCGCCCTGACTACACAGCGCTGGGAGACACCGTCAATGCGGCCTTCCGCTTCGAAACTTCTACAAAACAGTTGGGCCTCGATATCGCTTTGGGTGAAACGACCTATCAGTACTTAGAAGGGCTAGGGGCCAGTGAACAGTTCTTCAAGCGCTACACAGTTGCCATGAAGGGCTATGAAATGCCGATCATTGCCCACGCAGGCACCTTCTCTGACCTGGATCGATTCCTCAAGACGCACAACACGCTGGGTTGAGTTCGCTGAGCTCCACTGAATCTCTGTCAGATCGGGTAGCTGCAGCGATAGAATTTTAGACGCACTGCACAGGCCGACCCTATGACCGCTTCTTCTGCCGCTCCGTTTTCCCCCGATGAAATCGCTTCAGAAGGCCTGAAGCCAGGGGAATACGAAGAAATTGTTCGCCGGCTGGGCCGCCACCCCAACCGGGCGGAGCTGGGTATGTTTGGCGTGATGTGGTCGGAGCACTGCTGCTACAAAAATTCTCGCCCCCTGCTCAAGCAGTTTCCTACCGAAGGCCCGCGAATTTTAGTGGGACCAGGGGAAAATGCTGGGGTCATAGATGCTGGAGAGGGCCTGCGGGTTGCCTTTAAGATCGAATCTCACAACCACCCTTCAGCAGTAGAGCCTTTTCAGGGCGCAGCCACAGGGGTTGGCGGCATTTTGCGAGACATTTTCACCATGGGCGCTAGGCCCATTGCTGCTCTAAACTCGCTGCGGTTTGGCGATTTGGGCGATGCCCGCACCCGTCGCATCTTCACCGGAGTCGTTTCGGGGATTGCCCACTACGGCAACTGCTTTGGGGTACCGACGGTAGGCGGGGAGGTGTTCTTTGACCCGGCCTACACCGGCAATCCGCTGGTTAATGCGATGGCGATTGGCCTGATGGAGACACCGGATATCGTGAAGTCAGGGGCCTCTGGTATTGGCAACCCAGTGCTGTACGTAGGCTCTACGACTGGGCGAGACGGTATGGGCGGGGCTAGTTTTGCCAGTGCCGAGCTGAGCGATGAGTCGGAGGCTGATCGGCCTGCAGTGCAGGTAGGCGATCCCTTTCTAGAGAAGTCTTTGGTAGAAGCTTGCCTGGAAGCCTTTAAGACCGGGGCTGTGGTGGCAGCGCAGGATATGGGAGCGGCGGGTATCACCTGCTCCACGTCAGAAATGGCGGCTAAGGGTGGAGTCGGCATTGAGCTAGACCTTGATCTGATTCCGGTGCGGGAGACTGGCATGGTGCCCTATGAATACCTGCTCTCCGAATCTCAAGAGCGCATGCTGTTTGTCGGGCAAAAAGGTCGGGAGCAGGAGCTTATTGAGATCTTTGAGCGCTGGGGGCTGCAGGCTGTGGTTGCCGGAACGGTGATCGAAGAGCCGATTGTTCGCATTCTCTTTAAAGGGGAAACTGCCGCCGAAATTCCGGCCCTGGCCCTGGCTGAAGACACGCCGATTTATCACCGCGAGCTGCTGGCTGAGCCGCCTGACTATGCCCAGCAGGCTTGGGCCTGGACAATGGATCAGCTGCCCCATTGCTCACTGTCGGGAACCTCGGTTAAGGGCACCCCTCTAACCTGGAATGAAGTGCTGCTAAAGTTGCTGGACAGCCCCACGATTGCCTCCAAGCGCTGGGTTTACCGGCAGTACGACCATCAGGTGCAAAATAATACGGTGCTGTGGCCAGGGGGCGGTGATGCCGCTGTGATTCGGCTGCGGCCTCTTGAGGAGGAGCCAGGGGATCTGGGGAGCAAGGGAAACAGAAACCGGGGGCTAGCGGCGACCGTAGACTGCAATTCTCGCTATGTCTATCTCAATCCCTACGAGGGGGCTAAGGCAGCAGTAGCCGAAGCGGCCCGCAACCTCAGCTGTGTGGGCGCAGAGCCCCTGGCAGTTACCGACAACCTGAACTTTGGCAGCCCCGAAAAGCCGATTGGCTACTGGCAGCTAGCCGAAGCCTGTCGGGGGTTGGCCGACGCTTGCCGTGCCTTTGAGACGCCCGTAACCGGCGGTAACGTCTCTCTCTACAACGAGACGCTAGACAGCCAAGGCAATCCGCAGCCAATTTACCCCACTCCAGTCGTGGGCATGGTGGGGCTGATTGAAGATTTGGCGGTGACCTGCGGCCAAGGTTGGCAGCAGGAAGACGACGTGATTTATCTGCTGGGCGTCAAGCTAGAAGAGGGGGAGCAGGCGGCTGTAGAGGACCGCTCCCTGGTGACGCTGGGTGGATCAGAGTATTTGGCGGCGGTACAGGGCCAGGTGACAGGGCATCCGCCAGTTGTGGATATGGATCTGGAGAAGCGAGTTCAGGCAGCCTGCCGCTACGGGATTGGTCAAGGCTGGGTGCAGTCGGCCCACGATGCAGCGGAGGGTGGAGTTGCGATCGCACTAGCCGAAGCCTGCATTAGTGGAGGACTGGGAGCCGAAATTACGCTACCAGTAGACTCGACCTACGCTGGGCGCTGGGATGCCCTGCTATTTGGCGAAGGGGGGGCGCGCATTCTAGTCTCGGTTAAGCCTGAAGCCATTGAAGCTTGGGAGCACTATCTGGAGACACACCTGCAGACGGCGTGGCAGCGATTGGGCCGGGTGCAAGCTCCAAAATCATCACTGACCTTGAGCACACTTGATAGCAAGCCGGTTTTGGCAGCTTCTTTAAGCACAATGGCGGAAACTTGGGAAACTGCTATCGAAAGGCGGCTGACGGCCTAGAAGCAGTGACCAATCCAGATTGTGGAATCTTCCCCTGAGGTGATCCCGGCATTCAGGTGCTAGGATCATCTAGTCTTAACAATTGGTTAAACAGTAGAGCATCTTGCTGTCTCTGGCTGTTTCCAGCCCTCCTGAAATTTGCTTCGTATGATGGATCGTGTGTTCAGTGCATCGGGTATCTTGCCTGCTTCGCGGCACACGATTTTTAGTTGCCGATCCCAGCACTCTTTGCGACCCTTCTTCCTGAGATGATGTCTTTACCGTCTGAACCTGCGGCGTCCAGCCATTCTACCAATGGCACTGACTCTACCCTGCCTCTGACTGAACGACCAGATAAACCTGAAGAAGCCTGCGGCGTGTTTGGGGTCTATGCCCCAGGCGAAGACGTAGCTACCCTGGCCTACTTCGGCCTCTATGCCCTGCAGCACCGCGGCCAAGAATCCGCCGGGATAGCAACCTTCGACGACCAAACTGTGCATTGCCATAAGAACATGGGCCTGGTTTCCCAAGCTTTTACCGGCAATGCCTTGAAGGAACTGCCAGGACAAATTGCGGTGGGCCACACCCGCTACTCCACCACCGGGTCAAGCCGAGTCTGCAATGCCCAACCGGCTGTTGTAGAAACTCGGCTGGGCGCGTTGGCGCTGGCCCACAACGGCAATCTGGTCAATGCTGCCGACCTGCGCGAAGGGTTGACCCAACGGGATCAGCTAGTTTCGACTACCGATTCTGAGATGATTGCCTTTGCTATGGCTGAGGCCGTCGATGAAGGACACGGCTGGGTAGAGAGTGCGATCGCAGCCTTTAAACGCTGCTATGGAGCTTTCAGTCTGGTAATTGGCACCCCCTCAGGCATTATTGGTGCCCGCGATCCCCAGGGCATTCGACCTTTGGTGCTGGGCGTAGTAGGCCAAGAGGAAAACCCCCACGACGGCCCCGCCCACTATGTGCTGGCCTCTGAAACCTGCGGTTTAGATATCATTGGTGCTACCTTCATCCGCGATATTAAGCCCGGTGAACTGGTTTGGATCACAGCTGACGGCATCGTCTCAGTGCAATGGGCCGAAGCCCAGCGCAAGCTCTGTGTCTTCGAAATGATCTATTTCTCTCGGCCCGACAGCATTGTTCACGGCGAAAGCCTCTACAGCTACCGGCAGCGGTTAGGTCGCCGTCTGGCTAAAGAAGCCCCCGCCGATGTTGATCTGGTCATGGCTGTTCCAGACTCTGGTGTACCCGCCGCCATCGGCTTTTCGCAGGAGTCAGGCATTCCCTACGCTGAAGGGCTGATCAAAAACCGCTACGTGGGCCGCACCTTTATTCAGCCCACTCAGTCCATGCGGGAAGTCGGCATTCGCATGAAGCTAAACCCGCTTAAAGACGTCTTGGCAGGCAAGCGTATCCTGATTGTCGATGATTCGATTGTGCGCGGCACCACCAGCCGCAAAATCGTTAAGGCCCTACGCGATGCGGGTGCAACTGAAGTTCATATGCGAATCTCGTCGCCTCCTGTCACCCATCCCTGCTTCTACGGCATTGATACCGATAGCCAAGACCAGCTCATCGCTGCCACCAAAACGCTAGCAGAGAT
This DNA window, taken from Pseudanabaena sp. FACHB-2040, encodes the following:
- a CDS encoding TolC family protein, coding for MRDTFHRYLMTLGLGTAIAVLPYMRPASAESGSAPAAGPLPPPQDSAQTGLPGSEPVSLEPVKQTIEPEVLLPRIDLQQVPRTRVTPALDPAETPLPLEADAVNTPSQQPETEPLEAEGEPLAPTVTGQPTTIPPTSSALDPEANPLLLPTRPGEVSITEAQAITLEQAIELSARNNQELQIALLELERSQAALREAQADRLPGVNLSASLTAQEGQSSDFSPTTGQITSGSQINTTLSSGVEVSYDLYTG
- a CDS encoding TIGR03279 family radical SAM protein — translated: MSTQSIRPALITRVLPDSIAEEIGFEPGDRLVSINGQQPRDLIDYRFLSADEELALEVLDAQGKTHRIEIEKDIDDDLGLEFDTALFDGLIQCNNRCPFCFIDQQPPGKRQTLYLKDDDYRLSFLYGSYLTLTNLLPAEWERIAQLRLSPLYVSVHATEPAVRERLLKNSRAGQILSQLEWFQQQRLQIHAQVVVCPGINDDEHLETTLRDLAQFHAGEVPAVASAAVVPVGLTRFRPEEDELVPVTPAKAQEVIAQVQQLQAEFQAQLGSTFVWLADEWFLIAGVDLPPESHYEDYPQIGNGVGSIRQFLLQLEAAAEDLPDQVTPPRTLTWVVGNAVEKAFQPILQRLNAVEGLTVRLAAISSNYWGQDISVTGLLTGQDLLGSLSGQPLGDAILLPSVMLKQGDSGRPEDMLFLDDLSLAEVSQRLGCPIYPVDDVDALILACQDIEPLDSSRQLQPAAGYWTPT
- a CDS encoding undecaprenyl-diphosphate phosphatase, with the translated sequence MTGPWALLLQVAEPAELSKQMSVFQAAMLGIVQGLTEFLPISSTAHLKVVPVALGWGDPGVAFTAVIQLGSIAAILWYFWDDLTQVTVKMVQAAKRSDYASPDFRVGLGIFLGTLPIVICGLLIKALVPDFDNSPLRNSSTIAQMSIIMALLLAGAEWLGKRKRNFNDLDLRDGVGMGFAQALSLIPGVSRSGSTLTAGLFLGLERAAAARFSFLLGIPAITLAGLVELKNMFDAGTSSVGWLPLIVGTLVSAIASYISIDWLLRFLKQRSTWVFVWYRLAFGVAILAAIATGRMQNI
- a CDS encoding DUF3120 domain-containing protein — protein: MTPLKGSLLRGWFDLTSRQVQVLAAAVGLVVLPVFFQAPLVRVFPWLSLALTGAWLGLGLWLMQRPRGRVWGDLLVGFTWTWLAGSLYWGWLRWEPMVHLPVEALALPIVVLCLRRGWGRVGGYFYLGSLLGTAVTDLYTNWMGLFPSWRQLMAVDPEFVPVVLREAAGLLGTPVAGYRAAFLVFFLISAGVIPLLYSRQLIWWAFGGAVLSTLLVDGLFFLSAALA
- a CDS encoding FHA domain-containing protein is translated as MTLKPGPYLVLQTESGSRHLSLIGSNCWTIGRSDDNNFVLPDRWISRNHAMLQCMENGEFYLIDLGSRNGSFVNGRRVSVPVTLQNGDALTFGQTELQFYCPAPEPALPNSASIARADSQDFTATATLHIRRLISVMVVDIRDFTIMTRQIDEKVLSEAIGTWFRRAGEIIGQYGSWVDKYIGDAVMAVWIHGAKGVDPAEMVQIIQAMSALAKMTSTLHEQFPLPFPLRIGAGLNTGFAMVGNAGTGDRPDYTALGDTVNAAFRFETSTKQLGLDIALGETTYQYLEGLGASEQFFKRYTVAMKGYEMPIIAHAGTFSDLDRFLKTHNTLG
- the purL gene encoding phosphoribosylformylglycinamidine synthase subunit PurL — protein: MTASSAAPFSPDEIASEGLKPGEYEEIVRRLGRHPNRAELGMFGVMWSEHCCYKNSRPLLKQFPTEGPRILVGPGENAGVIDAGEGLRVAFKIESHNHPSAVEPFQGAATGVGGILRDIFTMGARPIAALNSLRFGDLGDARTRRIFTGVVSGIAHYGNCFGVPTVGGEVFFDPAYTGNPLVNAMAIGLMETPDIVKSGASGIGNPVLYVGSTTGRDGMGGASFASAELSDESEADRPAVQVGDPFLEKSLVEACLEAFKTGAVVAAQDMGAAGITCSTSEMAAKGGVGIELDLDLIPVRETGMVPYEYLLSESQERMLFVGQKGREQELIEIFERWGLQAVVAGTVIEEPIVRILFKGETAAEIPALALAEDTPIYHRELLAEPPDYAQQAWAWTMDQLPHCSLSGTSVKGTPLTWNEVLLKLLDSPTIASKRWVYRQYDHQVQNNTVLWPGGGDAAVIRLRPLEEEPGDLGSKGNRNRGLAATVDCNSRYVYLNPYEGAKAAVAEAARNLSCVGAEPLAVTDNLNFGSPEKPIGYWQLAEACRGLADACRAFETPVTGGNVSLYNETLDSQGNPQPIYPTPVVGMVGLIEDLAVTCGQGWQQEDDVIYLLGVKLEEGEQAAVEDRSLVTLGGSEYLAAVQGQVTGHPPVVDMDLEKRVQAACRYGIGQGWVQSAHDAAEGGVAIALAEACISGGLGAEITLPVDSTYAGRWDALLFGEGGARILVSVKPEAIEAWEHYLETHLQTAWQRLGRVQAPKSSLTLSTLDSKPVLAASLSTMAETWETAIERRLTA
- the purF gene encoding amidophosphoribosyltransferase; translated protein: MMSLPSEPAASSHSTNGTDSTLPLTERPDKPEEACGVFGVYAPGEDVATLAYFGLYALQHRGQESAGIATFDDQTVHCHKNMGLVSQAFTGNALKELPGQIAVGHTRYSTTGSSRVCNAQPAVVETRLGALALAHNGNLVNAADLREGLTQRDQLVSTTDSEMIAFAMAEAVDEGHGWVESAIAAFKRCYGAFSLVIGTPSGIIGARDPQGIRPLVLGVVGQEENPHDGPAHYVLASETCGLDIIGATFIRDIKPGELVWITADGIVSVQWAEAQRKLCVFEMIYFSRPDSIVHGESLYSYRQRLGRRLAKEAPADVDLVMAVPDSGVPAAIGFSQESGIPYAEGLIKNRYVGRTFIQPTQSMREVGIRMKLNPLKDVLAGKRILIVDDSIVRGTTSRKIVKALRDAGATEVHMRISSPPVTHPCFYGIDTDSQDQLIAATKTLAEISEQIEVDSLAYLSWEGMLETTEQDPQTFCSACFTGNYPVEIPEIFRRSKLKFEKATASAPT